From the genome of Halococcus agarilyticus:
GAGCGCGCTCGCGTAGGCTATCGTCGGCCCGACGCCGGTCGCCCGGCGTTCGGCCGCAACGAGGGTCGCCGGAAACCCCACGATCCAGACCACGATCCCGGCGAAGAAGCCGACGAGGAGCGTCGGGCTTCCCGTAGAGACCACGAGCACGCCCGAGAGCGCCTCGCCGATCGACGGCAGCGCCGCGAGCACGTCGATCCGGCCCGGTTCGAGCAGGCCGACGCCGACGGTGAGCCAGAAGACGATCTGGTAGGGGTTGGTGAGCGCGAGCACGAACGCCTTCCGGAACCCTCGCGAGCCCTCGGGGGCCGCCTCCGCGGTCGAAGCGGTCGCGTCCCGCGCCGCGGTGTAGGCGAAATAGAGCATCAACGCACCGCCGACCGCGAACGCGAGGCCGCGCACGACCGGGAACCGCTCGACCACCGCGACCGCGCCGAACAGGGCAAGGACGAAGAAGCAGGCGTCCGCGGTCAGCGCGCCGAGTCCCGCCCAAAAGCCCGCGGTCCACCCCCTGAGAACGCTCTCCTCGGCGATGATCGCGTTCATCGGGCCAGGCGGCGCGGCGATCGCCAGTCCGAACACCGCGCCGGCGAGCACCGTCGTCACGGCTTCGAGAACCGCCATCGGCTACGCTCGTCGGATGGCCCGATCGAGACTGTTCGCGAGACCGACGCGTGCAGGCGTCTTCGGCGTCATCGTCCCGTGTACGACGGTCGGCGTGAATAAGGTGTTCATCGTGTTGATACGTGTCAACGCGGTTCGGTCGCCCGAGCGAGAGAGGAGTGAAGAGCCGGGGACCGTGCCCACGGTGGCGTCAGCCGTCGTGGGCGGCTCTCCGGTGCGCACGAGTCCGAAGACACCGTCGCCATCGAAACGCGGCCGAGTCACGTCGGCGGGCCCGACGAGCCGACCATCGTGGCTGCTCC
Proteins encoded in this window:
- a CDS encoding LysE family translocator, which encodes MAVLEAVTTVLAGAVFGLAIAAPPGPMNAIIAEESVLRGWTAGFWAGLGALTADACFFVLALFGAVAVVERFPVVRGLAFAVGGALMLYFAYTAARDATASTAEAAPEGSRGFRKAFVLALTNPYQIVFWLTVGVGLLEPGRIDVLAALPSIGEALSGVLVVSTGSPTLLVGFFAGIVVWIVGFPATLVAAERRATGVGPTIAYASALVLAVFGLVFLGEATSVLGGSLA